Sequence from the Pararhizobium gei genome:
AAATCCAGATTAAAGATGATCGACGTAAAGCTCTCGAACTGGCTGACCGTACCTTGGACTTCGTAGCCGTTCGTCGCCAGGATCTCGATGCCCGTGATTGTGCCTGTTCCAAAGGTATGGCCGGAATAGAGCGTATCCGTGCCCATGCCGCCATCGATATTCATTGCTCCATTGCTGGATGTGCTGGATGTATCGATCACATCGTCGCCCGCTCCAGCGTCGATGGTTCCGGTTCCCACACCTATGGTAATCGTGTCGTTGCCGATGCCGCCTGAGATCGCCGTGCTCGTGCCTTCGTAGTCGGAAATACTGTCATTGCCATCGCCGCCGTTCAGCGCGTCATTGCCATCAGCTCCGTCGAGGGTGTCGTTGCCCGCTCCGCCGTTCAGCGTGTCATTGCCAGCCCCGCCATACAGGGTGTCATCAAGTGCGCCGGTGGTGATCGTATTGCCGAAGTTTGAAGCGGAAATTGTCGCGCTACGGCCGGACAATTCATCGAGAAGATCGACAACCCCGCTGTTTGTCAGGCGAAGATTGACCTCTTCGTCCGTAAAATCCAGATTAAAGATGATCGACGTGAAGCTCTCGAACTGGCTGACCGCACCTTGGACTTCGTAGCCGTTCGTCGTCAGGATCTCGATGCCCGTGATCGTGCCGGTTCCGAGCGTCGGGCCGGAATAGAGCATATCCGTGCCCAGGCCGCCATCGATGTTCATCGAGACATTATTGGAAGTATCGATCACATCGTCGCCCGCTCCGGCGTCGATGGTTCCGGTTCCCACACCTATGGTAATCGTGTCGTTGCCGATGCCGCCTGAGATCGCCGTGCTCGTGCCTTCGTAGTCGGAAATGCTGTCATTGCCATCGCCGCCGTTCAGCGTGTCATTGCCGTCAGCCCCGTCGAGGGTGTCGTTGCCCGCTCCGCCATTCAAGATATCATTGCCATTTCCACCATACAGGGTGTCATCGCCGGCGCCGGTGGTGATCGTATTGCCAAGCGCCGATGCGAACATCACGGCGTTGCGCGCTCCGCCGCCATCGATCTGCAACTCATCCGTCAAATCGAGCGCGCCACCATTGGTCAGCGACAGCTCTATCGCCGATGTCGGATCGTCGATTGAAACCACGATCTGATCGAAGTTTTCAAAATAGGCTATGGTTCCGGAGATGTTGCTTCCGAACGTTTCGAGCGTATTGATTGCCATTGTGAGCCCTATTCCTTGAATTATGTGATGTCATCAAACGTCGTTGTAAGCAGATGAAGGCTTACATACTTGTCGTCTTCATCTGTCGTAATGTCTGGTGCGATTGCGTCGAAAGAGATGCTATCCTTAAAGCCTACAATGCTATCAGAAATATGAAAGGCAGGGTTGCACCTCGCGGCGACTTTGTCCATTCCTTCTATACGATCAGGACGTCTGAGGCGCCCAGTGCCGGATGGTTTTGTAGAATTGCAAAAATGACTTCGCCGCCTGTGCCGCTGCCATTGGTATCGTAGGCCAGCGAGCCGTCGCTGGTGTCGTAGACGATATAATCATCCGCATCCTGCGCCACTCCGGTGGACGTCGCCACAAAGTTGGCCGCACTCAGCGCTCCATTTGCGAGCTTCGTGAAAATCTCATGGCTGAGAACGATGACATCCTCGTTGCCCGAGCCGTTCGAGAAGCGCGTGATCGTATCGACATTGCTCGTGGCATCCAGTCTGGTGTCGAAAATGTAGGTATCGTCTCCCTGTCCACCCACGAGGATGTCGTTGCCGCGACCGCCGTTCAGGACGTTCGCGCCGGCATTGCCGATCAAGGTCTGCGCAAGCGCATTGCCCGTCAGGTCAAGGGCGGCTGTGCCTGTCGAGCTGGAGAGCTTGAGCGTCTCGATCTCCTGATTGCTTCCCAGGGCGAACGACACCGTCGATATGACGGTATCGATGCCGCTGCCGAGCGTATCGAACACCTGGTCGCCGGCCTGCTCGACCACATAGATGTCGTCGCCGGCCCCGCCGCGCAGAATGTCGTCACCTGCCTTGCCGTCCAGCTTGTTTGCACCGGCATTGCCGATCAGCTCATTGGCCAGTTCGTTGCCCGACAGGTTGAGTGCCGCGGTGCCGGTGGAAAGAGCAAGCTGCAGCCTCTCGATGTCCTGTCCCGCCGATAGAGAGAAGCTTGTCGTGGCTATGACGAGGTCGATCCCGCCGCCGACGGATTCGAGCACCTTGTCGCTGGCCTTGTCCACCACATAGGTATCGTTGCCATCGCCGCCGCGCAGGATGTCGTCGCCACCCTTGCCGTCGAGCGTGTTTGCCCCGGCATTGCCGATCAGTTGATTGGCAAATTCGTTGCCCTTGAGATAGAGCGGCGCGGTCCCGGTGGAGCTCGCAAGCCTCAGCGTTTCGATTTCCTGTCCTGCGGACAAGGCGTAATTCGTTGTGGAGACGATCACGTCCGTTCCGCCACCCACGGCCTCGAAGACCTTGTCGCCGGTTTCCGCGACCAGATAGGTGTCGTCGCCGGCACCGCCGCCCATGGTGTCGTTACCGCCCTTGCCATCGAGCGTGTTTGCCCCGGAATTGCCGATCAGCTGGTTGTCGAACTCGTTGCCCTTGATCGTCAGCGGTGCTGTCCCGGTGGAGAGGGCGAGCCGCAGCACCTCGACCTCCTGTCCAGCCGCAAGCCCGTAGCTCGTGCTGGCGATCACGATATCGACCCCTTCGCCACCGGCTTCGAAAACCATGTCGCCGATCTCGCCGACCACATAGGTATCATTGCCGCCGCCGCCGCTCATGCTGTCATTGCCGCCGCCGCCGTTCAGCAGGTCATTGCTGGCGCCGCCGAATATCACATTGTTGCGGGTATCGCCCACCACCTCTTCGGGCGACACATCCAGAAGGTTCACGGTCAACACGGTTTCGAGCGTCGCGCCGGATGGATCTGTCACGCGCACGGTGACATCGTGGGCGGCAAGCTGCTCGTAATCGAGCAAAAGTCCGTCGGCAACGCGCAATTCGTTTCCGACGACGGCGAAGCGGCCGCCGGCATTGTCGATCAATTCATAGGTCAGGCTGGAGCCTTCCGCGTCGCTGGCCGCAAGCGTGCCGACAACGGTGCCGTTCGCCGCTCTTTCATCGACTGAAAGACCACTGGCCAGAAGATTCCGGGGCGCATCGTTCGTCCCGTTGAGGGTAATGGTCAGCGTCTCGCTGTCCGTGGCCGATGCTCCGTCGTTCACCGTCAGTGTAAAGCTCTCCGTCACGGTTGTCGTAAGCGCTTCTATCGCGCCATCGTTCGGGCGATATTCATAAGCCCCCGTCACGCTGTTCAAAAGCAGCGTTCCGTAAAGACCGACGCGCTGAATATCGAAACCGCTGACACTGCTTACAGACCGGCCCGCGACGCCGTAGGTCGCCGTGTCGCCACTATCGGGATCGTCTACAGTCAATACATCGCCGACCGTGCCGAAGCCATCATCCCCGCTGGTATCCGTATAGGTGATTTCCGTCACCGGCGCGATCAGGACGGGCGTGTCGTTGGTCGGTGTGACGGTCAACGAAAAATCAGATTTGGCCGAGCTCGAGAAGCTGTCGCTGACGGCAACCTGGAACCCCGCCGAAAGCGTTTCCGAACCGTCATGCCGGAATTCGACCTCTCCCGCCGTCAGCTGGCTGATGGTGAATTTCGTCGCGGACATGCCATTGACGAAAATCGCCCCGTTGGTGATCGAGGTTGCCGTGAATGTGGCAAACGTATTGTCCGGATCGGTAAAGCCGAGCTCGCTGGTCGTGAGCACATGCGCGCCGTTTTCCAGCATCGTCGCCGCAAGCGTGCCGGTCAGTGCCGGTGTGTCGTTGGAAGACCCATCCGGCTCGTAACCGCCAATATTGTCGTTGGTCAGATCGGTTAAATCGACATTGTTGAGGGTGAGGAGTGTGACGAAGGAATAATTGCTTCCGGCAGCGTCGCGATCGACCTGCAGCAGTGTATCCGTACCGTTGTGCAGCAACTGGATATGGCCGCTGGCGAAGGGGTTATTGCCGGAGTAGTTCTGCAGGTTGCCCAATATGCCGTCGAGCTGGATGACATCGCCGCCGTCGCTGGCGGTGAAGTCTGTAATGGTGTTGCTGTCGAAGCTAGTCGGTGTGAAGGTGTCGCGACCGATGCCGCCGGTCAATGTCAAATTGCTGGCGTAGTATAAGTTAATAGTATCGTCGCCTGCTCCCGCATCGATTGTACCGTTGGAACCGTAGGTATAATAGATTTGATCATTCCCAGCGCCGCCACTGATTGTGTTGAGATTGGAAGAGGCGGAGATTGTATCATCGCCATCCCCACCACTGATCGTCGAGTTCGAATTGCCGTTAGCGTTGATTTGATCATTTCCAGCGCCGCCATCAAAGATATTCAAGCCCTGATTGTCGTACAAATAATCGTCGCCGTCGCCACCGTTCAGCGTGTCGTCTCCGAGACCGCCGTGCAGCGTGTCGTTTCCAAGTCCGCCGTCGAGAAGATCCGAACCGTTGCCACCGGTAAGTTCGTCATCGCCGTCGAAACCATAGATCTCGTCGTCTCCGACCGTTCCAGTAAGATTGTTGCCGTCTTCATCACCATTGATGATCTGGCCTGGAATCGCTGATCCGTCAGGCGGGATGGAACCGAAATTATAGGCGTTCAGATCGGTTAAATCGACATTGTTGAGGGTGAGGAGTGTGACGAAGGAATAATTGCTTCCGGCAGCGTCGCGATCGACCTGCAGCAGTGTATCCGTACCGTTCTGCAGCAACTGGATATGGCCGCTGGCGAAGGGGTTGTTGCCGGAGTAGTTCTGCAGGCTGCCCAATATGCCGTCGAGCTGGATGACATCGCCGCCGTCGCTGGCGGTGAAGTCTGTAATGGTGTTGCTGTCGAAGCTAGTCGGTGTGAAGGTGTCGCGACCGATGCCGCCGGTCAATGTCAAATTGCTGGCGTAGTATAAGTTAATAGTATCGTCGCCTGCTCCCGCATCGATTGTACCGTTGGAACCGTAGGTATAATAGATTTGATCATTCCCAGCGCCGCCACTGATTGTGTTGAGATTGGAAGAGGCGGAGATTGTATCATCGCCATCCCCACCACTGATCGTCGAGTTCGAATTGCCGTTAGCGTTGATTTGATCATTTCCAGCGCCGCCATCAAAGATATTCAAGCCCTGATTGTCGTACAAATAATCGTCGCCGTCGCCACCGTTCAGCGTGTCGTCTCCGAGACCGCCGTGCAGCGTGTCGTTTCCAAGTCCGCCGTCGAGAAGATCCGAACCGTTGCCACCGGTAAGTTCGTCATCGCCGTCGAAACCATAGATCTCGTCGTCTCCGACCGTTCCAGTAAGATTGTTGCCGTCTTCATCACCATTGATGATCTGGCCTGGAATCGCTGATCCGTCAGGCGGGATGGAACCGAAATTATAGGCGTTCAGATCGGTTAAATCGACATTGTTGAGGGTGAGGAGTGTGACGAAGGAATAATTGCTTCCGGCAGCGTCGCGATCGACCTGCAGCAGTGTATCCGTACCGTTCTGCAGCAACTGGATATGGCCGCTGGCGAAGGGGTTGTTGCCGGAGTAGTTCTGCAGGCTGCCCAATATGCCGTCGAGCTGGATGACATCGCCGCCG
This genomic interval carries:
- a CDS encoding beta strand repeat-containing protein is translated as MSSIINGDNDNNILDGTNEDDEIYGFDGDDELTGGNGSDLLDGGLGNDTLHGGLGDDTLNGGDGDDYLYDNQGLNIFDGGAGNDQINANGNSNSTISGGDGDDTISASSNLNTISGGAGNDQIYYTYGSNGTIDAGAGDDTINLYYASNLTLTGGIGRDTFTPTSFDSNTITDFTASDGGDVIQLDGILGSLQNYSGNNPFASGHIQLLQNGTDTLLQVDRDAAGSNYSFVTLLTLNNVDLTDLNAYNFGSIPPDGSAIPGQIINGDEDGNNLTGTVGDDEIYGFDGDDELTGGNGSDLLDGGLGNDTLHGGLGDDTLNGGDGDDYLYDNQGLNIFDGGAGNDQINANGNSNSTISGGDGDDTISASSNLNTISGGAGNDQIYYTYGSNGTIDAGAGDDTINLYYASNLTLTGGIGRDTFTPTSFDSNTITDFTASDGGDVIQLDGILGSLQNYSGNNPFASGHIQLLQNGTDTLLQVDRDAAGSNYSFVTLLTLNNVDLTDLNAYNFGSIPPDGSAIPGQIINGDEDGNNLTGTVGDDEIYGFDGDDELTGGNGSDLLDGGLGNDTLHGGLGDDTLNGGDGDDYLYDNQGLNIFDGGAGNDQINANGNSNSTISGGDGDDTISASSNLNTISGGAGNDQIYYTYGSNGTIDAGAGDDTINLYYASNLTLTGGIGRDTFTPTSFDSNTITDFTASDGGDVIQLDGILGNLQNYSGNNPFASGHIQLLHNGTDTLLQVDRDAAGSNYSFVTLLTLNNVDLTDLTNDNIGGYEPDGSSNDTPALTGTLAATMLENGAHVLTTSELGFTDPDNTFATFTATSITNGAIFVNGMSATKFTISQLTAGEVEFRHDGSETLSAGFQVAVSDSFSSSAKSDFSLTVTPTNDTPVLIAPVTEITYTDTSGDDGFGTVGDVLTVDDPDSGDTATYGVAGRSVSSVSGFDIQRVGLYGTLLLNSVTGAYEYRPNDGAIEALTTTVTESFTLTVNDGASATDSETLTITLNGTNDAPRNLLASGLSVDERAANGTVVGTLAASDAEGSSLTYELIDNAGGRFAVVGNELRVADGLLLDYEQLAAHDVTVRVTDPSGATLETVLTVNLLDVSPEEVVGDTRNNVIFGGASNDLLNGGGGNDSMSGGGGNDTYVVGEIGDMVFEAGGEGVDIVIASTSYGLAAGQEVEVLRLALSTGTAPLTIKGNEFDNQLIGNSGANTLDGKGGNDTMGGGAGDDTYLVAETGDKVFEAVGGGTDVIVSTTNYALSAGQEIETLRLASSTGTAPLYLKGNEFANQLIGNAGANTLDGKGGDDILRGGDGNDTYVVDKASDKVLESVGGGIDLVIATTSFSLSAGQDIERLQLALSTGTAALNLSGNELANELIGNAGANKLDGKAGDDILRGGAGDDIYVVEQAGDQVFDTLGSGIDTVISTVSFALGSNQEIETLKLSSSTGTAALDLTGNALAQTLIGNAGANVLNGGRGNDILVGGQGDDTYIFDTRLDATSNVDTITRFSNGSGNEDVIVLSHEIFTKLANGALSAANFVATSTGVAQDADDYIVYDTSDGSLAYDTNGSGTGGEVIFAILQNHPALGASDVLIV